Below is a genomic region from Candidatus Rokuibacteriota bacterium.
CAGGAGCATCTCGGTCCAGCTACGAACGCCGATGAACAGGAGTGCGGGGTTGAAGACGAAGACGAAGGGCAGGATCACGGTGCGCAGCGCGTAGACCGAGCCCTGGATCCCGGTCTTGATCGGGTCCTCGCCGGAGATCGCCGCGGCGGCGAAGGTCGCCAGCCCGACGGGCGGCGTGATGTCGCCCATGATGCCGTAATAGAAGACGAACAGGTGCACCGCGATCAGCGGAATAACGAGGCCCGCCTCGGCGCCCAGCTCCACGACCACCGGCGCCATCAAGGTCGCCACCAGGATGTAGTTGGCCGTGGTGGGCACCCCCATGCCCAGCACGAGGCACACGACCGCCGTGAAGAGCAGCATCAGGACCACGTTCCCCTGGGAGACCACCTCCACGAAGTCGGTCATCCTCAGGCCGAGGCCGGTCAGGGTGATGGCCCCGACGATGATGCCCGCGCACGCCGTCGCGACCGCGATGCCCACCATGCTGCGCGCCCCGTCGTCGAGGCCCCTCACGACCTCCTCCACGCCCTGGCGGAGGCCCGCGGCGATTCCCCCCTGGCCGCGGAACACGGCCAGGAGCGGCCGCTGCGTGATCATCAGGGCCAGCAGCGTCGCCGTGGCCCAGAACGCCGAGAGCCCGGGGGACAATTCCTCGATCATGAGGGACCAGATCAGCACGCCGATCGGGATGAGGAAATGCAGCCCCGCCTGCACAGTCGGCCAGGTCTCGGGCAGGATGGGACGATTGACGTCGATGGCCGTCGGCAGGTCCGGGCACCGGCTCGACGTGTAGAGCAGCGCGACGTACAGGGCGGCAAGCAGCGGGCCCAGCGCCCAGGGCGCGGCCGGCCCCAGCAGCGCCCGCACCCCGATCGTGACGAAATAAACCAGGCCCAGCACCGCGATCGTGCCCGACAGCCCCAGTCCCCACGCGAGCAGTCTCTTCCTGACCGTCCGCTCACGTGCGTGCGCCATGGGCTGCATGCCGAGCTTGAGCGCCTCGAGGTGCACGATGTAGAAGAGCGAGATGTAGGAGAGCGTCGCCGGCAGGAAGGCGTGCTTGATGATGTCGGTGTAGGGGATGCCGACGTACTCCACCATCAGGAACGCCGCCGCCCCCATCACAGGCGGCATGATCTGGCCATCGACGGAGGACGCGGTCTCGATGGCGCCCGCCTTGACTCCACCGTAGCCGGCCTTCTTCATGAGCGGGATCGTGAAGATGCCGCCCGAGACCACGTTCGACACGGAGGAGCCGGAGATCAGGCCGTTCAGGGCCGAAGAGACCACGGCGACCTTCGCCGGCCCGCCCCGGAGGTGCCCCAGCATCGCGAAGGACACCTGCATCATGTAGTTGCCGGCGCCGGCGCGATCGAGGAGGGCGCCGAAGAGCACGTAGATGAAGATGTAGCCCACCGACACGCCGAGGGCGATTCCGTACACGCCCTCGGTGGTCAGCCACATGTGCGACAGGAGCCGGGTGACGGAGGCCCCCTTGTGGGCGATGACATCCGGCAGACGGGGACCGAGGAGAATGTAGGCGAGGAACATCATGGCGAGCGTCGCCATGGGGAGCCCGACGCTGCGCCGCGTGGCCTCCAGGAGGATCAGCATCCCGGCCGTGGCCGTCAGCACGTCCATCGTGCTCGGCTGGCCGGGGCGCTGGGCCACGCTGCTGTAGAACAGGAACAAGTAGCCGCCGCAGAAGGCGCCGGCCGCCGCGAGGAGCCAGTCCTGGGTCGGAATCCGGTCCCGCGGCGAGGACTTGAGGGCCGGGCAGGCGAGGAACGCAAGAAAGAGGCCCGTGGCCAGATGAATGGCACGGGCCTCGGTATCGTTGAGCACGCCGAAGCCGAGCGCGAACGGCAGCGGCGAGGCGTACCAGAGCTGGAACAGCGACCACAGGACGGCCATGCCGAACAGAATCCTGCCGGCAGAGCCGACCGCCTGGCGGCCGCCCGTATCGACGTCGGCGACGAGCTGCTGGAGGTTTGCAGCCCGCGTCAGCTCCATCGAGGCCACGGCTCCCGGCGAGCCGCGCAGGCCGCTACTTGACCCAGCCCTTCTCGCGGTAATACCGCAGCGCGCCCTCGTGCAGCGGTGCCGCCAGGCCATCCTTGATCATCTTCTCCGGCCTGAGCACGGCGAACGCCGGATGCAGCTTCTTGAAGTCGTCGAAGTTGTCGAAGACGGCCTTGACGACGTGGTAGATCACGTCGGCGGGGACGCTGGCCGAGCTGACGAAGGTCGCCAGCACGCCGAACGTCCGCGTCTCCTGGGGGTTGTTCGGGTACATCCCGCCGGGGATGACGGCATAGGCGTAATACGGCCGTGACTTCACCAGCGTGTCCACGGCCGGGCCGGTCAGCGACACGAGCTTCGCCCCGCACGTGGTTGTCGGATCCTGGATGTTCGCCGACGGGTGGCCGACGCCGTAGAAGAAGCCGTCGATCTTGCCATCGCAGAGCGCGGCCCCGTGCTCATCGGCCTTCAGCTCGGACGGCAGAGAGAAGTCGGACAACTTCCACCCCATGGCGGAGAGCAGCTCCTCCATGGATGCCCGCGTACCGGAGCCCGGGTTGCCCACGTTGAAGCGCTTCCCCTTGAAGTCCTCGAACCGCCGGACGCTCGCCTCCTTGCGCGCTGCGACGGTGAACGGCTCGGGGTGAAGCGAGAACACCGAGCGCAGGTCGCCGTACGCGCCCGCGTCCTTGAACTGGGCGAGGCCCTTCGCCGCGTTGTAGTGCACGTCGGACTGGGCCACGCCCATGTCCAGCTCGCCGGCGCGGATCGTGTTGATGTTGAACACGGAGCCACCCGTGGATTCGACCGAGCAGCGGATGCCGCGCTTGGCGCGGTCCTTGTTGACCAGCCGGCAGATGGCGCCGCCGGAGGCGTAGTAGACGCCGGTGACCCCGCCGGTGCCGATGGTGACGAACCGCTGCTGGGCCTGCACCGGAGCGGGGGCGCCGGCGATGGCGAGTGTCAGGCCCGCAGCCAGGAGAGCGAATCCAGCGATGCCGCGCTTGCCGAGACCGGGCTTGTCCATGGTCCCCTCCGTCACTGTGATCTCATCCGGCCGGGATGGTGCGGGCGTCCACGCCAGCGGCGCCGCCGAGCCCGAGCAGCCGGATCATGCCGGCCGCGTGCGGGGCCAGGGCTGCGCTGTCGGGCTCGAGCGTTGGGTCGAGCCGCGACGCATTGGTCGCGAAAGGAACCTCTCGCGCCAAGGAGCGCGGACGCACCGAGCGGGCCTCCAGATCTTCCGAAGCCATACGACGGGTTGAGCCTAATCCAGCTGCAAATCTCTTGTCAATACAAGAAATAGTGCAAAATACGTTGCGCAAGAATGGCAGGCGCTTCGAATCCGAACCGTCGCATGCGATCGTCCCGATCCTCACGTCCACCGAGGCGAGTCGCGACGTCATGCTGGTGAGGGTGGTGGACGACGACGTCGATCAGCGCGATCCTGCCCTGGGCGGCGCCAGGGCAATGGCGTGACCACCACAGGCCCGGCAGCTATGTCCAGTCGAGAATCACTTTGCCTGTCTGACCCGAGAGCATCACTTCAAACGCCTCCTGAAACTTCGTGAAGTGGAAGCGGTGGGTGATCACGGGGCGGATGTCGAGGCCCGACTGCAGCATCACCGTCATCTTGTACCAGGTCTCGTACATCTCCCGCCCGTAGATGCCCTTGATGGTGAGCATGTTGAAGATCACCGTGTTCCAGTCGATCGCCATGTCTTCCGAGGGGATGCCCAGCAGGGCGATCTTGGCGCCGTGGCACATGTTGGCGAGCATGTCGCGGAACGCCGCAGGGTTCCCCGACATCTCCAGCCCGACATCGAATCCCTCTCGCATGCCGATCTCCGTCTGCACGTCGGCGAGCCCGGTCGAGCGGGCGTCCACGGCGAGCGTGACGCCGACCTTGCGGGCCAGCTCCAGGCGGTAGGAATTCACGTCCGTGATCACGACGTACCTGGCTCCGGCGTGGCGCACGACGGCGGCTGCCATGATGCCGATCGGGCCCGCGCCGGTGATGAGCACATCCTCTCCCAGCACGGGGAAGGACAGCGCTGTGTGCACCGCGTTTCCGAAGGGATCGAAGATGCAGGCGATGTCCCTGTCGATCGAGGCGTCGTGGGGCCAGATGTTGCTCATCGGCAGCGCGATGTACTCGGCGAAAGCGCCGGGCCGGTTGACGCCGACGGCTGAGGTGCGCGCGCACAGATGCCGGCGCCCGGCCAGGCAATTCCGGCAGCGTCCGCACACGACATGGCCTTCCCCGCTGACGAGGTCGCCGGGCCGGAAGCCGGCGACGTTGGTCCCGACCGTCACGATCTCCCCCACGAACTCATGGCCGATCGCCATGGGAACGGGGATCGTGCTCTGCGCCCACGCGTCCCATCTGAAAATGTGCAGATCGGTTCCGCAGACCGCCGTGCGATCGACCTTGATCAGCACGTCGTTGATGCCGATGTCGGGCATCGGCACCTCTTCGAGCCACAGGCCGGGCTCGCTCCGGCTCTTCACGAGCGCTTTCATGTCAGGTGCCCGTGTGAATGTGCGTCCTCGGACATGTGAGTGAACTCACGCGTGGACCGCTCGCGCGCGCCCGCGGCTCCGAGTCCTGACGGATCGGAATTGGCCTGATCGACTTCTTCCTTTCCTTCCGCATGCCCGTGCCCTTGGCCACGCGCTCACCCCCCTCTTGTCGCGATGGGGACGATTCGCGCTCCGCTGATTATACGCCGCCGGAGTCCCATGGCCGGGAGGACCGGCGCACCAGACGGGATCCTCTACCATTCGCGCCGGGATCCCGACGACACGGCACTCGCGATCCTTGACCGGGCGGGCGAGAAGGTTCGAGTGGAACCACTTGACGGACTGAAGGAACCTAAGCATAGGGAGTTACTGGCGCAGATCTACGAGCGATACGGAGTCGCCGAACTCCCATAGATGGCCCCTGGATGCGAGGGGCCAGGATCGAGGAAGATCGGTCAGCGGGCGGTTGCCGCTCACCCGATCCAGACTGGCCTCCGGCGGGACCGCTCAGGCTTCCCGGTACCAGTGGGCCAGCCGCCAGAAGGCGGAGTCCCAGCCCGTGAGGTCCATGCCCTTGAGCCGCGTCGCGGAGGCCGAGACCCCGTTCCGCCACAGGATCGGGATGACCGCGGCCTGCTGGATCACGATGTCGTTCATGCGGACGAACAGCGCCGCCCGCTTGACGGGGTCAAGCTCGGACTCGGCCGCCCGGTAGGCTCGGTCGTACTCCTCGCTCCGGAAGCGGGTGACATTCCGGCCCTGCCACTTGTTCGTCTTCGAGGCGATCTCCCAGGAGCAGAACTGGTTCATGAAGTACCGCGGGTCCGGCGCGGTGTGGGCGGTGGTGTACATCTGGAGATCGGCATAGAAGTGCGGGAAGGTGTCGGGGTTGGCCGGGTCCGAGGAGAAGAACACCGAGGCCACGACCGACTTGAGCTCGAGATCGATCCCCGCCTTGGCTGCTGCTTGCTTGACGATCTGCTGCGTCTTCTGCCGAGCGGCGTTGATGGACGTCTGGTAGACCATCCGGAGCTTCTTGCCGTCCTTGGCCCGGATGCCGTCGGGGCCGCGCTTCCACCCGGCCGCGTCCAGGAGCTGGTTGGCCCTGTCGATGTTGAACTCCCACTTCAAGTTCGGGGAGCGGAAGCGGGACGGGGCGTTGAGGAAGTTGGCGCTGGTCTGACCCAGGCGGCCGTAGATCTGCTCCTGGACCGAGGCGCGGTCCACGAGGAGACCGAGGGCCTGGCGCACGGCGAGGTCCGAGAGCAGCGGATGGGTGGTCCTGGCGCTCGCCCGCTCGCCGTCCACCTCGGTCCGCGGGTCGGAGAAGTTGCACTGGATGTGCTCGGGGTCCCCCGTGGGCCAGATGTTCACGCGGCCCTTGCCGCCCTGCTCCAGCCGAGCCAGGATCTCGTCCTCGACCTGCATGTTCCAGGCGTAGTCGAACTCCCCCGTCTGGAGCACCGCCCGGGCGGCGGAGACCGCATCGCCCCCGCCCTTCATCTCGATGGTGTCGAAGAAGGGCAGGTTCGGCAGGTGATAGGCGGGGTTCAGCTGGCCCTTGACGACGTCCCCGGGCTTGAAGTCCACGAAGCGGTACGGCCCGGTCCCCATGGCCTTGAGATTCCCGGGCGCCTCGCGGGACTTGGCGCCCTTGTACGGCGCGAAGACGTGCTTCGGGATGAGCATGCCGCGGCTGCCGCAGAAGGCGTCCGACCAGAACGGCTGGGGCGTCTTGAAGACGACCTTCACCGTGTGGCTGTCGAGGGTGTCGATCCGGGCGATCTCGCGATAGGAGCCGCTGGTCACGGCGGCCGTCGCGGGGTCGGCCACGTACTCCCAGTTGAAGACCACGTCCTCCGCCGTGAAGGGCTTGCCATCGTGCCAGCTGACGCCGCGCTTGAGCCGCCAGGTCACCCAGGTCAAGTCCTTCGCCAGCGTTCCGGCGGCCACGCTCGGCACCTCGGCAGCGAGGATGGCCACCACGTTGCCGTCGGGGTCGAAGCCGGCCAGGGGCTCGTAGAAGATGCGGGCCGCATCCTGGTCCTTGATGCCGTTGGCGAAGTGCGGGTTGAGGAGCGTGGGGGCCTGCCACCACAGCGTCCGGAGCTGTCCGCCACCGCCGCGTCGCGTCGGCGTGACGGTTGCCGCGGGGGCCTGGGCCTGGGCCATGCCGGCCGGGCCGAGCATCTGGGTGGCCAGGGGCGCGGTGAGCCCGAGCCCCAGCATGGTGTGCATGAAGCGGCGGCGGCTCAGCCGGCCCGCCTTGACTTCCTGGATCAGCTCACGCAGCGCGTGCTCGTCCATGGCGATCCTCCTTTGAGTCCCCGGTCGGGCGGGCAGGGTACATCGCCCCTCCCCTTCATCTACCGCGTTCTGTCGTGGCTCGGTGCACCACTGTCCCGTGCTGCAGCACGCACCACACCCGGCTCACTGCCGTGAGGTCGACGAGGGGGTCGCCGTCGAGCACAACCAGGTCGGCCCACTTGCCGCATTCAATCGTGCCCAGCTCGTCCTCCAGCCCCAGCGCGCGCGCTGACCCCCATGTTCCTGCCCGGATGGCGTCCAAGGGAGGTACCCCTGCTTCAGCCATCAGGCGCAGCTCGGTCATCAAGTCCTCGTGTGGGTTGAACGGCGTGCCCCCATCGTTGCCCGCCGCGATGATGACGCCGGCCCGCCACGCCAGCTGGAAGGTGTGCGTGTTCGCCGCGTTGATCCTCCCCATCTTGTCCATCGCGTACTGGGGGATGCCACGGGCCCGTCCCGCCTGCGTGATCCGGTACGCGGCGGCCAGTGTCGGGACGAACACGAGATCGCGTTCCTTCATCATGGCAGCGGCTTCGTCGTCGAGGAACACGCCGTGCTCGATCGTATCGATCCCGGCGCGGATGGCGGCTTTCATGCCCTCGATGCCTTGCGCGTGCACGGCGGTGCGGCGGCCAGCCCTGCGCGCCTCGCTGGCGCCCGCCCGCAGCTCGTCTTCTGTCAGCTGCGCGGTACCCGGCTCAACGCCAGGGGTCAACACGCCCCCGGTGGCCATGAGCTTGATCAGGTCGGCCCCCGCCTTGAGCTGCTCGCGCACCGCCTTGCGCACCTCGTCGGGGCCGTCGCTCTCGCGGCCCATGGGCCACCCCTGGCCCCCGGTCATGGTGATCTGCTTCCCGGCGCACAACAGGCGCGGTCCGGGAATCTCCCCCCTCTTGATCAAGTCGCGCACCGCCAGCTCGATGAAATCGACGCCGCCGACGTCCCGTGCCGTCGTGATGCCGGCTTCAAGCATGCGTCGAGCGCGGCTGGCCGCGCGAATGGCCGTGACCGCCGGGGGCTCGTCGCGCAGCGCCTTGAGGGGATCAGGCGCGCCCGCGTCGTGGGTCAGGTGGACATGAGCGTTGATCAGGCCGGGCATCACCGTGCGCCCACCGATGTCGAGCGTGTCGGGATCGGGGTAGTCGGCCAACCGATTGTCCGAGGCGATATCCCGCACGCGCTCGTCCAGAATCAACGTCGCGTTCTCGATCGGGGCGGCTCCCGTGCCATCAATCAAGCGCGCGCCAATCAGTTTCATCCGACCCCTCCTCCTCCCTCCGTCCTGCCGCCGGACGGGCCTCGACCTGCCCAATCTCCGCCTGGCGTCACGTCGAGAGCTCGCCTTGCGGTTCCGGCCCGTCGTGCCCACGGGGTGCGGGGCGGGCTGATGGCCTGGCACCAGGCCTCAGTCTCGCGACAACCTCAGCCAGCCTGCCCAGATCGGACGGCTTCGCGAGACAGGCGTCGTATCCGGAGGCAAGGATCAGATCACGGCCCGCAGCGTCCGCGCCGCCGGTGAAGGCGATGGCCGGGATGGCCGCTCCCCGTGTGCTCGGCATCGCGCGGATCATCCGTATGAGCCAGAACCCGTTGTTCCCGGCCATGTAGATGCCGCTGACGAGAACATCCGGGCGCTCGCGCTGCACGAGTTCGAGCGCCTGGACAGCGGTGCCCGTCGAGATGACCGTGGCCCCGCGGCCCACGAGCATCTCGACCACGAGGTCGCGAACGTCGGCGTCGGCATCGACGACCAGCACCCGCACCCCGACCAGGCAAGCGGCTGCCCCGCCGGGATCACTTTCGCCTCCCGTCAACTGCCCTCCCCCGCGCCGCCGCCGAGCCATGCCGGAAGGGCCACTCGCCGGACACCCACGTCCTGCTACCCATTCGGCACCTCGGCCCGGTGATAGCTGTCGATGCGGTCTGGAAACTCCAGCGGGATGGTGGCGTCGATACCCGCCTTGGTGCTGAGCACATCCCCCAGCTTGCGGAGCGACGGGGGTGTCCGCGCGAGCGCCGAGGGGTCCAGGGCCATGGCCATCCTCGGGAGGATGATGAGGTCCCGATCCCACTGAGACCGGGTGACGGTCGCCCACTCGACCTGCTCGGGATCGAACGGATCGATGTCCTTGTCCACGACGGTCACCCACTTGACGTCACGGCTGGCCTCGGTCGGGGTCAACGTGGCCACGATCACATGGGAGGGATCGTACTCGTGTCGCTTGTCGATCTGGACGACCGCGTGAAATCGGCAGCAGCTCCCGACGGTCAAATGGACCGCCCGGACATTCGGCACGAGCTGGCGCAAGTGGTCGAGCAGGTCCGCTTCGCGGCAGACCCCGCCGATCAGCCAGTTGTCTCGCGATCCGGGGAGCACGTCGAGATAGATGGGCTTCGCCCGGCGCGTGATCGCCTTGACGCGAATGACCGGGTTCTGCCGCGGCGGGGCATCGTAGACGAGCGAGTAATCCGCGTAGGGCCCCTCCGAAGCGCGGACCCCGGGAAGCATCTCCCCTTCGATCACGATCTCGGCGTGAGCCGGAACCTCGAGATCGACGGTCTCGCACTTCACCACCTCGAGGGGCTCCCCTCTGAGGGCGCCCGCGACCTCCAGCTCATCCACCTCCAGCGGCACCAGCCGGGCGGGCATCCCGCCCTCGAGCCAGGTCGCAGGATCGGGCCCGATGACGATCGCGACCTCGAGCGGGCGGCCGTGCTGCTCGGCGCGAAGGTAGAGCTCGAACAGATGACGATAGAAGTTGATCATGACATGCAGCGTCGCGCGGTCATGGACCAGCATTCGCGCGAAGGACAGGTTTCGCTTCCCCGTCTGCAGATCCTTCGCCACGATGACGCCGCTGCTGATGTAGTGGCCGGCGTCCTTCTCGAAGTGCCAGGGATTCGGAAGCTGCGAGAGCAGGTCCACGTCGTCCCCGCTGACCCGCACCTCTCGCACCGGCCCGTCGGCAACCAGGCGGGTCGGGATCGGACGTCGGGCGGCTGCGATCAGCCGATCGGTCAGCGCCACCGTCGGTTCGACCCCCAGGATGTGGGCGACGTTCTCCCGCCGGTTGAAGATGTTGGCGACGATCGGCATCGCCGACCCCTTCACCGTGTCGAAGAACACCGTGTGCTTGCCGTCGTGCTGCTGCTCCCACCGCGCCACGTCGAACTTGGGCGAGACCGGTTCCGTCACGTGGACGACCTGCCCGCGAGATTCGAGGTACGCGAGATAGGAACGGAGATCGTCGTACCCGGCCATGGACGAGTGTCCTTTCAGGGGCGGCGGCTAGGCCACCGGCGGAGCGCTCCGGGCTGCGTCCTGAGCGTGACGGATCGCCTCCCAGATCCGCGCAGGGGTGAGGGGGAGGCGGGTGATCTTGATCCCCAAGGGGGCGAGGGCGTCCTCCACTGCGTTGGCGATGGCGGCGAGCGACGGGATCGCGCCCCCTTCGCCCACCCCCTTCGTGCCCAGGACGGTGAACGGGGAGGGGGACTCGAGCGTCTCCACCGTGAACGAGGGGACGTCCATCGCCGTCGGCTTCGGATAGTCCGTGAAGGTGCCGGTCAGCAGTTGCCCGTGGTCATCGTAGACGAACTCCTCGAGCAGCGTCGCGCCGACGCCGTGGGCCGTCGCGCCGTGGACCATCCCCTCCACGAGCCGCGGATTGATCTCCCTGCCGCAGTCGTGAACGATGACATACCGCAGAAAGCGGACGGCCCCCGTCCTGGGATCCACCTCGACGGCTGTGACATGCACCGAGTTGCTGAAGGTGAGCTGCACGCGGACCCGTCTGGAGCCATCCGGCCGGTTCGCCGTGGGGTTGACGTAGTAGTAGCGGGCCTCCAGTCCGCCCTGCACCCCCGGGGGGAGCGCGAGGAGGTCGCGGTAGGCGGCCGCCGCGACCTCCGCCAGCGTGACCCGGCGTCCCGGGAGGCCACTGACGGTGATGACCCCGTCGTGGAGGTCGAGGTCCTCGGGCGCTACCTCCAGGAGGTGGCCGGCGATCCCGGCGATCTTCGCGCGCACCGCCCGGGCGGCGCCAACGATGGCTCCCGTGTCGGTCCCCGCGAACTTGTTGGAGAAGCTCCCCGACGAGAACATCCAGGGGTTCTCGTGTGAATCGAACCAGGGGCTCACGCTCACCTGCTCCGGCGTGACCCCCAGCTCGTCCGCGACGATCTGGCCGATCACGGTGGGGTAGCCCTGGCCGCTCGCCACGTTGCCCGTGGCGACCCGCACGCTGCCGTCCAGCTCCACCCGGACCAGCGCGGCTTCCCCGACCCCCGAGGTCCCCGGCTTGCCGGTGGCGAGAATGTAGGCGGAGAGGTTGGAGGTGCTGGGCTCGACCGCGGCCGCGATCCCGATTCCCACGAAGCGATTGGCCTGCCGAGCCTCGGCCTGGGCCGCCCGGAGGCCGGCATAATCGGCGACGGCCAGGGCTCGGCGGAGCGTCTCGGGGTAGTCCCCGCTGTCGTAGACGGCGCCCACCGGCGTCTCGTACGGGAACTCCTCGGGCTGGATGAAGTTCGCGAAGCGGATCTGGGCCGGGTCTTGGCCGAGACCCCGGGCGGCCAGATCCATCATGCGCTCGATGGCGAAGCACATCGCGGGCTTGCCGATTCCCCGGTTCGCGCCGGAGGGGCACTTGTTCGTGAGCACGGCATAGCCCTCGAAGCGCACGGCCTTGATCTGGTAGCAATTGACGATGTTGCTGAGCTTGAGGAGGCTGTACAGGGTCGGGTTCTGCAGATTGCACCCCTCGTCCACGAGGTCCCGCACCGAGAGCGCCAGGACGCGGCCGCCAGGCCCCAGCGCCACCTTCACGTCCATCACGCCGTTGGCGGCGTGCATGAGGGCGGTCAGGTTCTCCTGCCGGTCCTCGACGTACTTCACCGGTCGCCTGGTCTGCCGGGCCAGCATCGCCGCCAGGACCAGGTAGGGGGCTTTCCGCTTGTTCCCGAAGCCCCCGCCGATTTCCGGCCCGACCAGCCGCAACCGGTTCTGAGGGATCCGGAGCGCATCCGTCACCACGCCGCTCGTGAGACCGGGCCGCTGGTCATTGCTCCAGATCGTCACCAGACCGGTCCCGGGATCCACCTGGGCGATCACGCCAAATGTCTCGAGCGGTGTCGAGGCATACCGGTGCATGGTGAATCGCTCGGCGAGGATCTCCCTGGCAGCCGCGAAGGCCCCATCCACGTCACCGTAGGTGAACGTGTCATGCCACAGCACGTTGCTTCCCAGCTCCCCGAACAGGACCGGCGAGCCGTGCTCGATCGCCCTCTCGGGATCCACGACGACGGGCAGCGGCTCGTACTCGACGCGGATCGCGTCGAGCGCATCCTCGGCCGAGGCCCGGTCCCCCGCTGCCACCGCCGCGACCGGCTCCCCCACGTATCGAACTCGCTCGACTGCCAGGGGATAGGTGCTCGGGGGATGCGGGATAGGGATGAGCGGACGGAGCGGGGCCATGGCCCGGACGAGATCGTCCCCGACGAGAACAGCGGCGACGCCCGGGACGGTCGAGGCTCCTCGCGTGTCGACGCGCAAGATGCGGGCATGGGCATGGGGGCTCCGGAGGATGGCCAGGTGAAGCATGCCCGGCATCCTGAGGTCGTCGACGTAGGTGGCTCGCCCCGTCAGAAAGCGCGGGTCTTCGACTCGCTTGAGCGCCCGACCGATCCATCTCGTGGGGCCATTCTCGGCGCTCACGAGCGTCCCCGTCACTCGGCCGCCCGCGCCGCCGCCCAGCCCACCGCCCGGACGATATTCTGATACCCCGTGCACATGCACAGGTTCCCCGAGAGCGCCCGGCGGATCTGGGTCTCGGTCGGAGCGGGAACCTGTTCAAGGAGGTGGACCACCGTCAGGACCATCCCCGGCGTGCAGAAGCCGCACTGCAGCCCGTGGCACTCCCAGAACGCTTCCTGGACCGGATGGAGGCGCTCCCCGTCAGCCAGTCCCTCGATCGTCGTGACCTGGGCGCCGGAAGCCTGCACAGCGAGCATGAGGCAGCTCCGGACCGGGCGCCCGTCGAGGAGGACGGTGCAGGCGCCGCAGGCGCCCTGCTCGCACCCGACATGGCATCCTGTCAGCCCCCATTCCTCCCGCAGGCAGTCCGCCAAACTCATCCGCGCCGGGACCTGGGCAGTCCGGGGCTCGCCGTTCACCGTGACGGACACGACGTACCGGCTAGCCATGTGTCGCGTGTCCCCCGGCCCTGGCCGCCGCCGTCGCGAGGGCGCGCGAGGTCAGGGTCCGCATGAGGTCCCGACGGTACGCGGCGGACCCATGCACGTCGGATCGGACGTCGATGCCCGCGTCCGCCAGGGCCGCGGCCTCGCCGAAGGCTCGCGTGTCCGGCGTCCGGCCGAGAAGGCTTGCCTCCGTGGCCGAGGCCCGGTGACACCGGTCCGCGCCCCCGATGACCACCACCCGGGTTGGCTCCGCGATCCGGCCGTTGTCCACCGCGAGGGCCACCACGGCTCCCGCGAGGGCGAAGTCGCCGGCGCGGCGGGCGAACTCCATGCAGGCCCACCCCCACGCCGGGGACCATGGGGGCAGGACGA
It encodes:
- a CDS encoding (2Fe-2S)-binding protein yields the protein MASRYVVSVTVNGEPRTAQVPARMSLADCLREEWGLTGCHVGCEQGACGACTVLLDGRPVRSCLMLAVQASGAQVTTIEGLADGERLHPVQEAFWECHGLQCGFCTPGMVLTVVHLLEQVPAPTETQIRRALSGNLCMCTGYQNIVRAVGWAAARAAE
- a CDS encoding response regulator, yielding MTGGESDPGGAAACLVGVRVLVVDADADVRDLVVEMLVGRGATVISTGTAVQALELVQRERPDVLVSGIYMAGNNGFWLIRMIRAMPSTRGAAIPAIAFTGGADAAGRDLILASGYDACLAKPSDLGRLAEVVARLRPGARPSARPAPRGHDGPEPQGELST
- a CDS encoding UbiD family decarboxylase, with the translated sequence MAGYDDLRSYLAYLESRGQVVHVTEPVSPKFDVARWEQQHDGKHTVFFDTVKGSAMPIVANIFNRRENVAHILGVEPTVALTDRLIAAARRPIPTRLVADGPVREVRVSGDDVDLLSQLPNPWHFEKDAGHYISSGVIVAKDLQTGKRNLSFARMLVHDRATLHVMINFYRHLFELYLRAEQHGRPLEVAIVIGPDPATWLEGGMPARLVPLEVDELEVAGALRGEPLEVVKCETVDLEVPAHAEIVIEGEMLPGVRASEGPYADYSLVYDAPPRQNPVIRVKAITRRAKPIYLDVLPGSRDNWLIGGVCREADLLDHLRQLVPNVRAVHLTVGSCCRFHAVVQIDKRHEYDPSHVIVATLTPTEASRDVKWVTVVDKDIDPFDPEQVEWATVTRSQWDRDLIILPRMAMALDPSALARTPPSLRKLGDVLSTKAGIDATIPLEFPDRIDSYHRAEVPNG
- a CDS encoding amidohydrolase family protein, which codes for MKLIGARLIDGTGAAPIENATLILDERVRDIASDNRLADYPDPDTLDIGGRTVMPGLINAHVHLTHDAGAPDPLKALRDEPPAVTAIRAASRARRMLEAGITTARDVGGVDFIELAVRDLIKRGEIPGPRLLCAGKQITMTGGQGWPMGRESDGPDEVRKAVREQLKAGADLIKLMATGGVLTPGVEPGTAQLTEDELRAGASEARRAGRRTAVHAQGIEGMKAAIRAGIDTIEHGVFLDDEAAAMMKERDLVFVPTLAAAYRITQAGRARGIPQYAMDKMGRINAANTHTFQLAWRAGVIIAAGNDGGTPFNPHEDLMTELRLMAEAGVPPLDAIRAGTWGSARALGLEDELGTIECGKWADLVVLDGDPLVDLTAVSRVWCVLQHGTVVHRATTERGR
- a CDS encoding xanthine dehydrogenase family protein molybdopterin-binding subunit, with the protein product MTGTLVSAENGPTRWIGRALKRVEDPRFLTGRATYVDDLRMPGMLHLAILRSPHAHARILRVDTRGASTVPGVAAVLVGDDLVRAMAPLRPLIPIPHPPSTYPLAVERVRYVGEPVAAVAAGDRASAEDALDAIRVEYEPLPVVVDPERAIEHGSPVLFGELGSNVLWHDTFTYGDVDGAFAAAREILAERFTMHRYASTPLETFGVIAQVDPGTGLVTIWSNDQRPGLTSGVVTDALRIPQNRLRLVGPEIGGGFGNKRKAPYLVLAAMLARQTRRPVKYVEDRQENLTALMHAANGVMDVKVALGPGGRVLALSVRDLVDEGCNLQNPTLYSLLKLSNIVNCYQIKAVRFEGYAVLTNKCPSGANRGIGKPAMCFAIERMMDLAARGLGQDPAQIRFANFIQPEEFPYETPVGAVYDSGDYPETLRRALAVADYAGLRAAQAEARQANRFVGIGIAAAVEPSTSNLSAYILATGKPGTSGVGEAALVRVELDGSVRVATGNVASGQGYPTVIGQIVADELGVTPEQVSVSPWFDSHENPWMFSSGSFSNKFAGTDTGAIVGAARAVRAKIAGIAGHLLEVAPEDLDLHDGVITVSGLPGRRVTLAEVAAAAYRDLLALPPGVQGGLEARYYYVNPTANRPDGSRRVRVQLTFSNSVHVTAVEVDPRTGAVRFLRYVIVHDCGREINPRLVEGMVHGATAHGVGATLLEEFVYDDHGQLLTGTFTDYPKPTAMDVPSFTVETLESPSPFTVLGTKGVGEGGAIPSLAAIANAVEDALAPLGIKITRLPLTPARIWEAIRHAQDAARSAPPVA